From the Saccharomonospora marina XMU15 genome, the window CCACCCGGCGCCACCGTGACCGGATGCGTGAGCACACCGAAGAGTCGGCGTTCTTCGACCGGGGACCCGGCTACGCGCGACTCAGCGGCGGGCAAACCACCGCCGATGTCGACCGGATCTGACGGGGCCGGCCTCGATGGCAGCTTCTGTCGGATGTCGCCGGGTTCACTGTGCGAACTTGCCAATGATCGAGGGCGACGGCGGCCCTAGTGTCGAAGCCATGCGGATCGTGATCGCTCTCGGCGGAAACGCCATGACCGCGGCCGACGGGCAGGCACGCCCGCAGGACCAGCGGGCGGCCATCACCGAGGCGGCGGAGCCGATCGCGGACCTGGTCGCCGCCGGCCACCAGCTGCTGCTCACCCACGGCAACGGGCCGCAGGTGGGCAACCTGCTGGTCAAGAACGAACTCGCCGCCGACGTGGTCGCCCCGGTGCCGCTGGATTGGTGCGGGGCACAGACGCAGGCCACCATCGGCATGCTGTTGCTGAATGCGCTGGACCGGGCGCTGTCGGTGCGCGGGCTCGGCGCGCGGACTGCCGCGCTGGTCTCGCGTACGCTCGTCGATCCCGACGACGAGGGCATGCGCACCTACAGCAAGCCCATCGGGCGTTACCTCCCGCCGGCCGAGGTCGAGAAGCTGAAGGCGCACGGGCAGCGGTTCGTCGAGGTGCCGCGACGGGGCTGGCGGCGCGTCGTCGCGTCACCGCGACCACGGCAGGTGCTGGACCTGCCCGCTGCCGAGGTGCTGCTGGAGGCAGGCTACGTCGTCGTGTGCTCCGGCGGCGGCGGGATACCCACCATGAGGGCCGGGGACGGCAGCCTGCACGGTGTGGAGGCCGTTATCGACAAGGACCTCACCGCCGCGTTGCTCGCCGAGCAGCTCGGCGCCGACGTGCTGGTGATCGCCACCGATGTGGAGGCGGTGGTGGCGGGTTGG encodes:
- a CDS encoding carbamate kinase, translated to MRIVIALGGNAMTAADGQARPQDQRAAITEAAEPIADLVAAGHQLLLTHGNGPQVGNLLVKNELAADVVAPVPLDWCGAQTQATIGMLLLNALDRALSVRGLGARTAALVSRTLVDPDDEGMRTYSKPIGRYLPPAEVEKLKAHGQRFVEVPRRGWRRVVASPRPRQVLDLPAAEVLLEAGYVVVCSGGGGIPTMRAGDGSLHGVEAVIDKDLTAALLAEQLGADVLVIATDVEAVVAGWGTRAATSIGRVSSTRLREIAEEHAFAAGSMGPKVEAVIRFVERAGGSGIITSLHRLADALDGTVGTHVVPDETGTGARSA